The following nucleotide sequence is from Austwickia chelonae.
TGCATCGAATCTGCTCAGCGGCTTGGCCATGGAAGGAGATCGCTGTCTATGAGGGGGCAAGCAGGCAGCGACATCATGTTGAGAGCGGCTGGTTCGTCTGCTCTCAGTCAGTCGGGCCGAAGATGCGTGCCTTCTCCGCGTCCTCGTCCGCCGGGCGTCCGGCCATCCTCTTCTGGAGGTCGAGGCGCCATCTCTCGGGCAAAGCCGCGTATTCGACGAGCTCGCGGGCTCCGGTCAGATCGTTCGGGTCGTTCAAGACGCGGGAGACCAGGGCGACCGTCGGCTGCCGGGCATCGGTGTCGAGCAGATGGACCTGGTCGCCTGGGGTGATCGTCCCAGGGGTGACTACTCGCAGATACCAGCCGGACCATCCGGTGGTTTGCACTCGTTGCACCAGGTCTGGGATCGCCCAACGTCGGGCGAGTTTGAAACAGGGCCTGCGCGGTTGACTGACCTGCAGGGTGGCCGAACCGACCTGCCAGATGTCGGCGATCCGTACGCTGTTCTCATCGACGAGCGGGAGTGAGCTGGACAGGGAAGATGCGCGGCTCGGCTCGCGATGTTCGTGGTTCGTCGACGGCGGGACGAGGGACAGATTCTCGAAGAAGGCGCCCTCGGGCAGGTCCAAACCGTACCTTTCCCCCCAGGAGCGGTAGTGGTGTCCGGCGTAGGCGAGGACGGCTTTGTCGGGCCCGCCGTGATGTCGAAGGTCGGCCTGCTCGTCACCGTCCGGCCCATCCGGCCCGAACCTCACGGGACCGGGCGCCTCATCCTTCACAGCACCGCTGGCGATGTCGCGTCCACCCCACCGGTGCAAGCGAACCCGCCCGATCCTGATGTTGCCCACCAGAGCGATGACCGTCGAAGGAGAAGCCATATCCGCATCGTTCCACACGCGATGATGGCGGCATGCTCGTCCATCTTCGTCTCGTCGTGCCGCCCCCGCTGGCGGACGAGACCCGCGCATTGCTGCTCGCCGAGACCTATGTCACCAATGTGACCTGGGCCGACGGGCAGTCCATTCGTCCTCCAGGCGCTCTGGTGGGCGTAGACGTCACGCGGGAAACCGCTGACGACGTTGTGAGGCGTGGTCCTGCACCAGGTCTCGACCGCGGCAGGGAATCTCGCCGTAGCTTCAGCGACCGGAGTGACTGATGAGATCTTCGGCAGTGCAGCCCAACTGGTGATCAATATCGCGGGGATGCTCGTCGGGGGGATCGCCACCTTATGGGTGGAGCGGGTGACCGGTGACCGTCTGCATCTCCGCCCGGACGCGAAGATCGCTGCCTGGGTCAGCGGCCTGCGGCGTCCACGATGAGTTGCACGCCTCCCCGCCGAGGTCACAGCAGTTGGGGAAGATTCATGGCGAGAACGTAGGCCGCCACGACGAAGAGTAGGGCGCTGAAAGCTGCGGTGAGATGCCGTGGGTCGACCCGAGCTGCGACTCGCCCACCCCACAGGCTGCCCAGCGCACCGAAGAAGCTGAAGACGAGGATCAGCGGCCATTCGATCTCCACCCCGCCGGTGACCCGGGCGGCCAGCGCCACCAGACTGTTCACCACGATGACGACCAGTGACGTGCCCACCGCGGCCGGCATCGGGAAACCCAGGACGAGGACCAGGGCCGGGACGACGGCGAAGCCACCGCCGACCCCGAAGAAGCCGGTCAGTAGCCCTACAGCGGTCGCGGCCAGGACGATCGCCACCGGACTGCGGCGATCGCCGGTGTCGGTGGCGGAAGCGCCCTTGAGCGCGCGGCGTGCCATGAGCGTGCCCACCACGACCAGGAGCACTCCGAAGGAGGACATCAGCGCCACGGCCGGTACTGCGATGGACAGCCTGGAGCCCAGGAGCGAGCCGACCACTCCGAACAGTCCGAAGAGCAGTCCGTCCTTGAATCGGACGTTGCCTCGGGAGTGGTGGCTCGCCACGCCGACCACGGAGATCAAGGACACGATGACCAGAGACCCGGCTGTCGCCGCCGACGGGGACTGCCCGAGGAGATAGACCAGGATCGGCACCGTCAGGATGGCACCGCCACCGCCCAGCGCCCCCAGGATCAGCCCCACCAGGAGCCCGAAGGGGGCGACCATCAGCAGGCTGTTCACTGTCGGGTCCGTCCGTCGTGTCTCACGGGTCGTCCTGTTGTCGGGGAGAACACCGGTGAATCAGCCTCCTGGTCGATGGTCAGCGCCGCGACATGCCTTGCACGACCGGTCGGCCCAGTTGGACCCATCCGTTCGTCCCTCCTTGGACGGAGACGGCGTCATGCCCGGCGTCCATCAGCAAAGTGGTGGCCGCCTTGGAACGGTTCCCACTGGCGCAGATGACGTATATCACACCGTCAGAAGGGATTTCAGAGAGGTGGTCGGCAAGGCGGGAGAGTGGGGCCGTGATCGCTCCAGGGACATGCCCGGCGGCGTACTCGTTCGGCTCGCGAACATCGACCACCGTGGCCGCCTCGGCATGGGCCTGGGCCAGGTCGTCAAGGGTGCACTCGCGCATCTGCTGCTCCGTTCGTGAAGGGATTCCAGTGTTCGGACCTTGTCCGAAAGATACCCCCGGGGGTATCTTGCCAACTAGGGGAGAGTCACTCGGGGCGACCGAGAACTCAAGGAGAGGACCATGATCTTCACCCAGTACTACCTGGACTGTCTCTCACAAGCGTCCTACCTGATCGCCGACGAGACCAGCCGAAAAGCCGTCATCGTCGACCCACGCCGCGACATCGACGACTACCTCACCGACACGCGCGACGCAGACCTGGACATCATCGGCATCATCAACACCCACTTCCACGCCGACTTCGTCTCCGGACACCTCGAACTCGCCCGAGCAACCGGCGCCTGGATCGGCTACGGACACCACGCCACCCCCGAATTCGACATCCGCCCACTCCACCACGGCGACCGGATCGACCTCGGCGACCTCCAGCTCGACATCCTCGAAACCCCCGGACACACCCCCGAATCGATCAGCATCCTCGTCCACGAACACGCCGACGACCCCACCCCCTACGGCGTCCTCACCGGCGACGCCCTCTTCATCGGCGACGTCGGCCGACCCGACCTGCTCGCCTCCGAAGGCAACACCGCCGACGAACTCGCCCGCAAGCTCTACCACTCCATCCAGAAAACCCTGATGGGCCTACCCGACGAAGTCCGCGTCTTCCCCGCCCACGGCGCAGGATCCGCCTGCGGCAAGAACCTCTCCACCGAAAAACAATCCACCATCGGCGAACAACGACGCACCAACTACGCCTGCGCCCCCATGAGCGAAGACGACTTCGTCGCCATCGTCACCGAAGGCCAACCTGCCGCACCCGCCTACTTCAGCTTCGACGCCACCCTCAACAAACAACAACGACCCGTCCTCGACCCCCACGCGACCATCCCCGCACTCACCGACGAACAGATCGACAACGCGCTCGCCGACGGAGCCGTGGTCCACGACGCACGACCAGCGCCCGACTACACCGCCGGACACCTGCAGGGATCAGTCAGCGTCCCCACCGACGGACGGATGGCCGAAACCGCCGGGATGCTCTTCGCGCCCAGACAACGCTTCGTCCTCGCCACCCCTGAAGGTCTCGAACAGGACACCGCCATGCGACTCTCCCGCATCGGATACGACCAGGTCATCGGCTATATCCCGCAGATCGAGGAGTACCTTGCTCGACATGCCGCCCACGTCGCCCACGCCGCCAAGGTCCCCGCCGACCACACCGATCAGCTCGGCGCAGACACCCAACTGCTCGACATCCGTAACCCCGGCGAAGTCGCCCAGGGCATGATCCCCGGAGCCAACCACATCCCCCTGCCCCAACTGGCCGAACGACACCACGAACTCGACCCCACCCGCCCCACCGTCGTCTACTGCGCAGGCGGCTGGCGTTCCCACGTCGGCGCAAGCTACCTGCGCAGCAGAGGATTCACCGACGTCGCCGACATCACCGGCGGTTACAACGCCTGGGCCGCCGAACACCAGAAGGCCTGAACCGCTCGCCCCTCAACCGAACCCACCTTCGGGCTAAGGTGGACGAGTCGACCACGGGAGCCTGCGGCAGCAGGCTGAGAAAGGGCTGGAGCCGCCCTGACCGTCATACCTGATCCGGGTCATACCGGCGGAGGGACAGTCCGGCCGGTTCGCGCACAGACCTCAACGTCCACCGTGAGCCACCGCCACCCCTCCGTCCGGTGCGCACCCGGCCGAGCGGAAGCGAGTGTCATGACCGTCCACGCCAGCCACCTCACCACGGTGCACGAAGCCCACGAACGGGTCCTCCAGACCCCCGCCACCGACGCCCACGAACTGCGCGTACCGGTCGCCCGCGTCCACCTGACCAACGGCGAGACCTTCGACCGATACACCACCACCGGGCCCGGCTCCGACCCCGAACGAGGTCTCGACGCGCTCCGCGCGGACTGGATCGCCCACCGGGAAGACACCGAAACCTACCAAGGACGAGCCCGTGACCTCGCCGACGACGGCCGATCAGCCGTTCGGCGCGGTAGCGCCTCCCACCATTGGCAAGGCGAAGCCCGCCCACCCCGCCGGGCCCGCACCGGCCGACGCGTCACCCAGATGCACTACGCGCGAAACGGAATCCTCACCCCGGAGATGCGCTACGTCGCCGCCCGGGAGAACCTGCCCGTCGAACTCGTCCGTGACGAGGTCGCCGCAGGCCGCGCCATCATCCCCGCCAATGTCAACCACCCCGAAGCCGAACCGATGATCATCGGCCGGAAATTCCTCGTCAAGGTCAACGCCAACATCGGCAACTCCGCCGTCACCAGCTCCATCGCCGAAGAAGTCGACAAACTGACCTGGGCGATCACCTGGGGAGCCGACACCGTCATGGACCTGTCCACCGGCGACGACATCCACACCACCCGCGAATGGATCCTGCGCAACAGCCCCGTGCCCATCGGCACCGTCCCCATCTACCAGGCCCTCGAAAAAGTCGACGGCCGCGCCGAAGCCCTCACCTGGGAAATCTTCCGCGACACCGTCGTCGAACAATGCGAACAAGGCGTCGACTACATGACCATCCACGCCGGAGTACTGCTGCGCTACGTCCCCATGACCGCCGACCGGGTCACCGGGATCGTCTCCCGCGGCGGCTCCATCATGGCCGGATGGATGCTCGCCCACCACCGCGAAAGCTTCCTCTACGAACACTTCGACGACCTCTGCGAAATCTTCGCCGCCTACGACGTCGCCTTCTCCCTCGGCGACGGACTCCGCCCCGGATCCATCGCCGACGCCAACGACGAAGCCCAACTCGCCGAACTGCGCACCCTCGCCGAACTCACCCGACGCGCCTGGTCCTACGACGTCCAGGTCATGGTCGAAGGGCCCGGACACATCCCCCTCCACCGCGTCGTCGAAAATGTCGACATCCAACAGGAATGGTGCGACGGCGCGCCCTTCTACACCCTCGGACCGCTGGTCACCGACATCGCCCCCGGCTACGACCACATCACCTCCGCCATCGGCGCCGCCACCATCGCCATGGGCGGCACCGCGATGCTCTGCTACGTCACCCCCAAGGAACACCTCGGGCTGCCCAACCGTGACGACGTCAAGACCGGCGTCGTCACCTACAAACTCGCCGCCCACGCCGCCGACGTCGCCAAAGGACACCCCGGCGCCCAGGCCTGGGACGACGCGATGAGCCGGGCACGCTTCGAATTCCGCTGGCGGGACCAGTTCGCGCTCGCGCTGGACCCGGCCACCGCCGAAGCCTTCCACGACGAGACCCTGCCCGCCGAACCGGCGAAGACGGCGCATTTCTGCTCGATGTGCGGGCCGAAGTTCTGCTCCATGCGGATCAGCGCCGACATCCGGGAAAAGTACGGCCACCATCTCGAGAGCGGAGGCTCCACGCAGGACCTTCCGGAGGGCGCAGCTGAGGGGATGGCCGAGAAATCCCGTCAGTTCATCGACCTGGGAGCCAGCGTCTATCTCACCCCGGAGGAGGCCCGCCGCTGAGTTCATGGGAGAGCCGGTGGCCAGCACTGTTGCCGGAGTAGTGGACGCGCAGTAAGGGAAATCACCGGTCACTGTCTAAAGTCGTTGTCGACAACTTCGGAGAACGACGGGGACACAAGGACGGCAGACCATGACGAGCTCACCGCTCAGCGGGCTGAAAGTCGCGTGGAAGTGGCGCAGCATCGAAGGTGTGCATGTGAGTTCGGTGGTGACCCTGCTGGCGGCCGCTCCCTGGACCGCGCTGGGATTCGTGGCCTTCACCTGTATCGGGATGGTCGTGGATCTGGTGCGCCCAGGCTCGGGAGAGACCGTGCTGTGGAGTCTCATCCTGGTCTGGGCGTTCTCCGGCCTGTTGGCATTGCAGCGAGCAGGAGAGACCATCCTGGCCAAGGTTCTTTTCGGATGGCGCCGGCCCACTCCCGGGGAGTTGGCGCAGCTCGCCCCGGCCTGGCAGGCCGTCACGGCCCGGGCCGGGGTCGATCCGTCCCGCTATTCGCTGTGGATCGCCGACCTGAAATATGCGAATGCCGCTGCCGCCGGTGGACACATGATCTCGGTGACCACCGGGGCGATGAAGACGCTGAAGCCGACACAGCTGGAAGCCGTGCTTGCTCATGAGCTGGGGCACCACCGGGCCGGTCACACCTGGTCGACCCTGTTGGCGGTCTGGTACGCGATGCCGGGCCGGTGGGTGGCTCGGCTGACGACCTGGGGTTTTCGTCAGGTGCTGGGGGTCGCCGCCCGGCATGCGGTGAAGGTCGACCTCAGCGGGAACCTGCTGGCCGTGGTGAAGATGCTCTCCTTGCTGCTGCCGGTGTGGGCGGCGCTGCTGGTCATGCAGATCGTTTTCGCGGCGAACCCGGCGTGGCTGCTGGTCCCGGTGATCCCGCTGGCAGCGGCCTTCTTCAACCGGTACGCCGAGCTGTACGCCGACAGTTTCGCCGTGAGCATCGGCTACGGGCCCTTGCTGCGGGAGGTGCTGGAACAGTTCCAGGAAGCAGGCTGTGACCAGGCCGCCGAGGAGGCCGGGGTGCGGGCCGCGCTGTTCGCGACGCATCCCACGTGCAAGACCCGCATCCTGGGGATCGAGCGGCAGCTTGCTTCCAGGGAAGGCCAGCACCGCGACTGAAGCCTGCGGAGAATCGACACGGGCACCGTGGTCGAGGATCAGCCGAACCATCGGGTGGGCGGGCCCAGGGTCAGCAGCGTCGCGAAGACGACAGTGACCGAGAGGAGACCGACCAGCCCGGCCTGTACCGGGCGGCGCACTGCCAGCCCGACCAGGCGTTCGTGGCTGCCGCCGGGTTCGTCGGTGTGCAACCGCCAGGTCTGGCCGAGCAGACCCCGGCGTTCGGCATACCGTTCGAAAGGCACCGTCGCATAAGGGAGGACGGCCGAGCCCAGACCCAGGGCCAGGTCGCGGAGCGACCACCGCTGATCGACGGCGATCAACACGGTGACCAGGCAGTAGGCCAGGAAGACGAAGCCGTGGATGCCGCCCCCGATCCGGGACCCGACCTCCCCCAGGTCGAGCAGATATTTACCGGCCATCCCCAGCAGGAGCAAGGTCCAGGTGACCATCTCGGCGAGGGCCAGAACCTGGTAGAGCCGGGCGGGGCGGGACACGACGGCAGACATGGGGCCCTTTCGGGTCGTACGGCGGAATCTCCTATTTTGGCATTCACCGTCTCCGGGGTAGCCGGTCCGACGATCTGTGGACGGACCGGCCACCCGCGACAGGGACCGGTGATCAGAGACGGACGAGCATCTTCCCGGTGTTCGCCCCGCCCAACAGGTCGATGAAGGCCTGCGGAGCCGCGTCGAGGCCGTCCCGGAAGGTCTCGTCGTAACGGATCTCGCCGGAGGCCACCCACGGGGCGACTTCCTGGACGAACTGCTCCCGCATGTCGGAGTACTGGCCGACGATGAATCCGCGCAAGGTCAGCTGACGGCCGATGACGGTGGTCAGATTGCGCGGGCCCGGCGCCGGCTCGGTCGCGTTGTACTGGGAGATCGCGCCGCACATGGCAACCCGGCCGTTGAGCTTCAAATGACCGATCGCGGCTTCGAGATGTTCCCCGCCGACATTGTCGAAGTAGACGTCGATACCGTCCGGTGCTACCTGCTGCAAGCGGTCGGCGATCGGCCCGTCGTGGTAGTCGAAGGCGGCGTCGAAACCGAGTTCGAGCAGCCGGGCGACCTTCTCCGGGGTGCCTGCGCTGCCGACCACCCGGGAAGCGCCTTTGAGCCGGGCAAGCTGCCCGACGAGCGAACCCACGGCTCCAGCAGCCCCGGAGACGAAGACGGCATCACCTGCGCGGAATTCAGCTGCGGCGAGCAGCCCGGCGTAGGCGGTCAGCCCGGGCATCCCCAAGATGCCGAGGTAGGCCGAGGCCGGAACCGCCCGAGTGTCCACCGGAGTGGCCTCCTCGGCCGGGAGGACAGCGTGCTCCCGCCAGCCCAGACCGTGCACGACCATCGTGCCGACCGGCAGGGCATCGCTGGTCGACGCGATCACCTCACCCACGGCTCCACCTTGCAGGGGCTCGCCGATCTGGAAAGGCGGGATGTAGGACTTCGTGTCGTTCATCCGGCCACGCATGTACGGGTCCACCGACATCACCCGGTTGGCGACCACCACGTGATGGGCGTCCATCTCGGGCAGCTCGGCGATCTCCAGGCGGAAGTTCTCCGGCACAGGGCGACCCTGCGGGCGAGAGGCCAGAACGATCTGACGGGTACTGGTGGGAATACTCACGGATTTCCTCTTCTCGTCGTCTGACGGAGGAGTGTGCTCGGCCCGACCGGTCGGGCGCCTTCGTGCCGGGACGAACCCGGTGGGATCCGTGTCAGTCCTTCGGCAGGACGGTGCGCTCGCTCTCGCCGAGCGCTTCACAGAAACGCTTGGCCAACCGGTGCAGGGTGGCGATCTCCTCCGCTGTCATCGTGATCCGCCCGGCGAGGCATCTTTGTACCTCGGCCATGCGGTCTTTCAGCTCGTGCCCGGCGGGTGTCAGGTAGATCGAGACCCGCCGTTCGTCACGGCTGTGACGCCGGCGTTCGACATAACCGGTGTCCTGCAGCCGTCGTAACAAAGGGGAAAGCGTGCCGCTGTCGAGCCTGAGCCGACCACCCAACTCGGAGACGGTGAGCCCGTCGTTCTCCCAGAGCGCCAGCAGGGTGAGGTATTGGGGGTAGGTCAACCCGAGGTCGGTGAGTTCGGACCGGTAGGCATTCGACGCCGCCCGCGCCGCGGCATTGAGCGCGAAGCACAGCTGGTTGTCGAGGGTGAGATCCCGGTCCATCGGACCATCGTGACACAGCATCAAATTGCCTTCAATTGAATTGTGAACAATTCAATACGTGTCGTCGACAGCATCAATAGCACCGGAAGCACACCCCTCGACACCTACCGGAGAACACGCTCAGAGCGTCGGATAATCCGTATAACCCACGGGGCCACGGGTGTAGAAGGTCGACACATCCGGCTCGTTCAACGCCGACCCCTCACGCCAACGCCGCGCCAGATCCGGATTCGCCAGGAACAACCGGCCCACCGCGACCACATCGGCCAGATCTCGCTCAAGCAGATCAGCCACCGCAGACAGATCGTTCACCCGCGAAAAACCGAGATTGACCATCAACGGGCCACCGAAGCGCCGACGCAGATCAGCGACCAAGTCTGCCTTCACCGGATCCTCCAGATCGGCCAGCACCGACAGATAAGCCAGCCCGAGGTCCGCGACCCCATCGACCACCGCTTCATAGGTCGCCCTGGTCTGCTCGGCATCCTCCTCCAGGACGCCCTGGATGTTGTGCGCCGGAGAGATCCGCAGACCCACCCGGTCCGCACCGATCGCCTCGGCGACCGCCCGCGTCACCTCGACCGTCATCCGGGCACGAGCCTGTGGCGAACCCCCGTACTCGTCGGTGCGCACATTGCTCACCGGAGACAAGAACTGATGCAGCAGATAGCCATTCGCCGAGTGGATCTCCACACCGTCGACCCCGGCTGCCCGGGCGTTCTTCGCCGCCTGGACGAATTCGGCCACGACATCGGGAATCTCCGCAGTCTCCAGGGCACGCGGCAACGCGTGCTCGACCATGCCCTGCCTGGTCACGATCGTGCCGGGCGCGCGCAGTGCGCTGGGGGCCACCGTTTCCAGGCCGTTCTTGTTGTCGGGGTGGGAGATCCGCCCGACGTGCATCAGCTGGACGGCGATCTGGCCCCCGGCGGCGTGGACGGCGTCGGCGACGAGGCGCCAGCCGTCGATCTGGGCCGGGCTGTGGAGTCCGGGGGTGTGCAGGTAGCCCTGGCCGACGGCGCTGGGCTGGGTTCCTTCGCTGATGATGAGGCCTGCTCCGGCGCGTTGGGCGTAGTACTCGGCGTTGAGTTCGGTGGGGGCTTCGCCGTCGCCGGCGCGGCTGCGGGTGAGGGGGGCCATCACGAAGCGCTGGGGGACCTGGAAGGCGCCGAGGGTGATGGGGTCGAAGGGGGTCGGCACGGTTTCTCCTGTCGTTGTGCGGATGTCCGCGCTGGTGGACGGGTGTGGAGGTCCTTCTCCTTGGCCCTCAGGCTGACACAAAGCTCAGTTGCGTGCAACTTAATTGCGCACAATATAAGAGTGTGATGTGTCACACCATGAGATGCGCTAAGGGGGATCACCGGCCACGGAAACGATCCAACTCCCGCCGCTCCCGCTTCGTCGGACGCCCCGCACCCCGCTCACGCAGAGCCACCGCCGCCGGACGCTCCTCCCGCGGCGGAGGCGGCGGCGACTCGTCGACCATCGCCTCCGCCGCGACCACCGCCCCCACCCGCTTGGACAACAACTTCTTCACCACCAGGATCCGTACCTGCGGACCACCCCGCACCACCACCCGATCCCCCGGACGCACCAGAGCCGACGGCTTCACCCGCACCCCATCGACATGCACATGGCCGGCCTTGCACGCCGTCGTGGCCAACGACCGGCTCTTGTACACCCGCACCGACCACAACCACGAGTCCACCCGCACCCCAGAACTCTCCGCCATGCACCGAGCCTAGCCCCGGCGAACCCTCCTCCCAGCAGTGCGAACCCGCTCCCGGACCACCGGCCGGGTGAAAGATTGTCACCGGCATACTTGCCCCATGCCGCGTCACCGACGTCTCCATATCGTCACCGCGCTGGCGCTCGTCGCCGGCACCACCTCACCAGCCTCCGCCACCGAAGCCCCCCAACAACCCGCCGCGCCGCCGCCCACCACCACCCCCGCCGCGCCCGCCGGGCTCCCCCCGCTGAACTGGCAGAAATGCACCGGTGACCTCGACGGTCACGAGTGCTCCGAACTCCAGGTGCCCCTGGACCACAGCAAACCCGACGGCGAGAAGATCACCATCGCCCTCAGCCGGGCCGCCCACACCGGACCCGAACGTCGCGGCGTGATCCTCGTCAACCCCGGCGGTCCCGGATTGGACGGACGATCCCGGGTCGGGATGGCCCGCAATGTCAGCAAAGACATCGCCGAGTCCTACGACTTCGTCGGCTTCGCCCCCCGAGGTGTCAGCGGCAGCAGACCCGAGCTGAAGTGCGAGCCGAAAGCACCCCGGCCCCACCGCACCATCCCCCGCAACCAGGCCGACATCGACGCCTGGCTCGCCTACAGCCAGTCCACCGCAGAATCCTGCGCTACCGGAGACGGCGCGAAACTGCTCCCGTTCACCCGCACCACCGATATCGCCGACGACATGGACTGGATCCGCTCAGCCCTCGGCGTCGACAAGGTCACCTACTTCGGTGTCTCCTGGGGTACCTACCTCGGCCAGACCTTCGCCACCCGCCACCAGAACCGCATCGAACGGATGGTCTGGGACGGCGCCATCGACCCCAACGGCCAGTGGGCGGCGAACATCCTCGGCCAGAACGCCTCCTTCCAGAAGGCCGCCGACGCCTTCTTCAGCTGGATCGCCACCCGCGACGACGAATTCACACTCGGTAAGACCCACGGCGAGGTCAAGGCCAAGTACGAAGCCGGTCTGAAGAAACTCGAGGACAACCCCATCGACACCCCCCGGGGAAAGGTCACCTCGAACCAGCTCTCCAGCACGGCACTGTCCGCGACCTACGGCGTCCACGACTGGAAACCCAAAGCCAAAGCCCTCTCCGACTTCCTCGTCCACGGCAAGACCGACGAACTGGGCGTCAGCCACCCACCCGACAACGGGACGGCCGCCTACTGGGCCACCGAATGCAGCGAATCTCCGCGCCCCACGCCGCACTCCTGGGTGGCCTCTGCGAAGAAGTCGCACGAGG
It contains:
- a CDS encoding alpha/beta hydrolase; translated protein: MPRHRRLHIVTALALVAGTTSPASATEAPQQPAAPPPTTTPAAPAGLPPLNWQKCTGDLDGHECSELQVPLDHSKPDGEKITIALSRAAHTGPERRGVILVNPGGPGLDGRSRVGMARNVSKDIAESYDFVGFAPRGVSGSRPELKCEPKAPRPHRTIPRNQADIDAWLAYSQSTAESCATGDGAKLLPFTRTTDIADDMDWIRSALGVDKVTYFGVSWGTYLGQTFATRHQNRIERMVWDGAIDPNGQWAANILGQNASFQKAADAFFSWIATRDDEFTLGKTHGEVKAKYEAGLKKLEDNPIDTPRGKVTSNQLSSTALSATYGVHDWKPKAKALSDFLVHGKTDELGVSHPPDNGTAAYWATECSESPRPTPHSWVASAKKSHEAGNTFESWGNAWTHAPCTFWKVKRDSTPKIDGSQVKVPILIVHDSEDAATPYPGAMKARSAFPSSRLVVQQDGRNHGTAYIGNQCTQQAVDDFFRDGKLPARADGDKADKTCGAFTVDDHLKQHEDGQGRR
- a CDS encoding RNA-binding S4 domain-containing protein, yielding MAESSGVRVDSWLWSVRVYKSRSLATTACKAGHVHVDGVRVKPSALVRPGDRVVVRGGPQVRILVVKKLLSKRVGAVVAAEAMVDESPPPPPREERPAAVALRERGAGRPTKRERRELDRFRGR